The following coding sequences are from one Pelagovum sp. HNIBRBA483 window:
- a CDS encoding CoA-binding protein: MPEADVDRIYDYDAKYLADILSSVKTIAMVGASGDKTKFSYGVLRVLHETGYDMIPVNPNPNLTEIRGIKVYHSLEEIDRPVDMVDVFRPKEEFYSFAEKAIAIKAKVLWGQIGVYDDAAAKLAQDAGLEVIMNRCPKIELFRPFWKPRLDLQI, translated from the coding sequence ATGCCCGAAGCTGATGTTGACCGCATCTATGACTACGATGCCAAATACCTAGCTGACATTCTGTCATCGGTGAAGACAATTGCCATGGTCGGTGCCAGTGGGGACAAAACCAAGTTCAGCTACGGTGTGCTGCGTGTGCTGCATGAAACCGGTTATGACATGATCCCCGTCAACCCGAACCCGAACCTGACCGAAATCCGCGGCATCAAGGTTTACCATTCGCTTGAAGAGATTGATCGCCCCGTAGACATGGTCGACGTGTTCCGCCCGAAGGAGGAATTCTATAGTTTTGCGGAAAAGGCGATTGCCATCAAAGCCAAGGTTTTGTGGGGGCAGATTGGCGTCTACGACGATGCCGCCGCGAAACTGGCGCAAGATGCGGGCCTTGAGGTGATCATGAACCGTTGCCCCAAAATCGAACTCTTCCGCCCGTTCTGGAAACCAAGGCTCGATCTGCAAATCTAA
- a CDS encoding 2Fe-2S iron-sulfur cluster-binding protein, with amino-acid sequence MIVTIANRDGARYVVDPRKPLLDSLRDQGVDLPFGCKYGGCITCAAKLTTGEVDQRRQVALNNRQINDGYVILCVARPTTDITLEIGVESHDKLYRNPFLDPLKPHELKADIATPAPSSRKAVGHNEQEA; translated from the coding sequence ATGATTGTGACGATCGCCAATCGCGATGGCGCGCGCTATGTGGTGGATCCGCGCAAGCCGCTGCTCGATAGCTTGCGCGATCAAGGGGTAGATTTGCCGTTTGGATGTAAATACGGCGGTTGCATTACCTGTGCCGCCAAACTCACCACCGGTGAAGTCGACCAACGTCGCCAAGTCGCGCTGAACAACCGACAGATCAACGACGGTTATGTCATCCTTTGCGTGGCGCGCCCGACGACAGACATCACACTGGAAATCGGCGTTGAGAGCCATGACAAACTCTATCGCAATCCGTTTTTGGATCCGCTCAAACCCCACGAACTCAAGGCGGATATCGCCACGCCCGCGCCCTCAAGTCGCAAAGCGGTGGGCCACAACGAACAGGAGGCATAG
- a CDS encoding selenium-binding family protein — protein MECCGPGYASPADAIKAPREKLLYTIAIYTGTGIQKPDYLATVDVDPDSPTYSQVIHRLEMPGIGDELHHMGWNACSSCFDDGSMSRKYLLLPGVRSNNIHIVDTATDPRAPRLHKVIDGAEIKSKTNLSGPHTVHCLGSEIIISMLGDAKGEAPGGYLHLNKDFEIQGRWESSMGNIKFGYDFWYQPRHNVMVSSEWAAPNTFMPGFDLEEVGHLKYGRELHFWDFEKKVPMETVYLGEDGLLPLEVKFHHDPDSTHGFCGAALSSNVIHWWKDDAGKWQWEKIIDVANEPHPDWPIPVPGVMSAILISMDDKYLYLNNWLHGDMRQYDISDPHNPILTGQVWMGGLLGRAPVVNGVKMAGGPQMFQLSLDGKRLYVTTSLFSTWDNQFYPEIRERGGVMVMIDCDPVNGGMTLNPDFIVDFGQEPNGPSRCHEARYPGGDCTSDIWL, from the coding sequence ATGGAATGTTGTGGACCTGGATATGCGTCGCCTGCCGATGCGATCAAAGCGCCGCGCGAGAAGCTGCTGTACACAATTGCCATCTACACTGGCACGGGCATTCAAAAGCCGGACTATCTGGCGACAGTGGATGTAGATCCTGACAGTCCAACCTATTCGCAGGTCATCCACAGGCTGGAAATGCCTGGGATTGGCGATGAACTGCACCATATGGGCTGGAATGCTTGTTCCTCATGTTTTGACGATGGTTCCATGTCGCGCAAGTATCTGCTGTTGCCCGGCGTGCGCTCTAACAACATCCATATCGTTGACACTGCGACCGACCCGCGAGCGCCGCGTCTTCACAAGGTGATCGACGGCGCTGAGATTAAATCCAAGACCAACCTCTCTGGCCCTCACACCGTGCATTGTCTGGGCTCCGAAATCATAATCTCAATGCTGGGCGACGCAAAGGGCGAGGCACCGGGAGGGTATCTCCATCTCAACAAAGACTTCGAAATTCAGGGCCGTTGGGAAAGCTCGATGGGCAACATCAAGTTCGGCTATGACTTTTGGTACCAGCCGCGCCACAACGTGATGGTCAGTTCCGAATGGGCCGCGCCGAACACCTTTATGCCGGGCTTCGATCTGGAAGAAGTTGGTCATTTAAAATACGGGCGCGAGCTGCATTTCTGGGATTTTGAGAAGAAAGTCCCGATGGAGACGGTGTATCTGGGTGAGGACGGCTTGCTGCCGCTGGAGGTCAAATTCCACCATGATCCTGACAGCACCCACGGGTTCTGCGGCGCGGCGTTATCTTCAAATGTCATTCATTGGTGGAAGGATGATGCAGGCAAGTGGCAGTGGGAAAAGATTATCGACGTCGCCAATGAACCGCATCCTGATTGGCCGATCCCGGTTCCCGGCGTCATGTCTGCCATCCTGATCTCGATGGACGACAAATACCTCTATTTGAACAATTGGCTGCACGGAGATATGCGCCAATACGACATCTCTGATCCGCACAATCCCATTCTCACGGGTCAGGTCTGGATGGGAGGCTTGCTGGGACGCGCACCAGTGGTCAACGGTGTCAAAATGGCGGGTGGACCGCAGATGTTCCAGCTGAGCCTTGATGGCAAACGGCTCTATGTGACGACCAGCCTGTTCAGCACTTGGGACAACCAGTTCTACCCGGAAATTCGCGAGCGAGGTGGCGTCATGGTAATGATTGACTGCGACCCTGTGAACGGCGGGATGACCCTGAACCCTGATTTCATTGTGGACTTTGGCCAAGAACCCAACGGCCCTTCCCGCTGCCATGAGGCGCGTTATCCCGGCGGCGATTGCACAAGTGACATCTGGCTATGA